The following are encoded in a window of Phaseolus vulgaris cultivar G19833 chromosome 3, P. vulgaris v2.0, whole genome shotgun sequence genomic DNA:
- the LOC137807023 gene encoding calcium-binding protein CP1-like encodes MCPSGRILTTHAAASDFRPAFEVLDADRDGKISRDDLRAFYAGVHGGVGGGDELIGAMMTVADTNKDGFVEYEEFERVVTGNAETLPVGSGAMADVFRVMDKDGDGKLSHRDLKAYMSWAGFPATDEDINAMILFGGGDKSGGVTLDGLLRILALDSAYPN; translated from the coding sequence ATGTGCCCTTCTGGCCGCATTCTCACCACCCACGCCGCGGCCTCCGACTTCCGCCCCGCATTCGAAGTCCTCGACGCCGACCGCGACGGCAAAATCAGCCGCGACGACCTCCGCGCCTTCTACGCCGGTGTGCATGGCGGAGTCGGCGGCGGAGATGAGTTGATCGGGGCAATGATGACGGTGGCGGACACGAACAAGGACGGGTTCGTGGAGTACGAGGAGTTTGAGCGCGTGGTGACGGGAAACGCGGAGACACTACCCGTGGGTAGTGGGGCCATGGCGGACGTGTTTAGGGTCATGGACAAGGACGGCGACGGCAAGCTCAGCCACCGCGACCTTAAGGCTTATATGTCCTGGGCGGGCTTTCCCGCAACCGACGAAGACATCAACGCCATGATACTCTTCGGTGGCGGCGACAAAAGTGGCGGCGTGACATTAGATGGTTTGCTTCGTATATTGGCGCTTGATTCTGCCTACCCTAATTAA